The following coding sequences are from one Tautonia rosea window:
- a CDS encoding tRNA(His) guanylyltransferase Thg1 family protein, with product MKGYEARATGRFMPMLPVVCRVDGRNFSRWTRGLRRPFDPRLTRLMIETARQLVLETGAVVAFTQSDEISLVLLAEEADDQLWFGAKQSKITRLLAATTTGLFNRLLPELIPEKVIGTSTHEPPCPYATRDEWWDRTLPAELPEIPPPCSCGAWSRTTPQNLPCFDARAFSVPNLDEAANAMLWREIDATRNSLSMLAQHHYDHQALMGKGRAEVMELLRARGVHWNRAPASFKRGTYLRRSPDRSEVGVVVELNLEPLRTYPHEERVRLLFR from the coding sequence ATGAAGGGCTACGAAGCCCGCGCCACGGGCCGGTTCATGCCTATGTTGCCGGTGGTCTGCCGGGTCGACGGGCGGAACTTCTCCCGATGGACTCGGGGACTTCGTCGGCCCTTCGACCCCCGCTTGACCCGGCTGATGATCGAAACGGCCCGGCAGCTCGTCCTCGAAACGGGGGCCGTCGTTGCCTTCACGCAGAGCGATGAGATCAGCTTGGTGCTTCTTGCCGAGGAGGCGGATGACCAACTCTGGTTCGGTGCGAAGCAGAGCAAGATTACGAGACTCTTGGCAGCGACCACCACTGGCCTGTTCAATCGACTGCTGCCCGAGCTCATCCCGGAGAAGGTCATTGGCACCTCAACTCACGAGCCTCCCTGTCCTTATGCAACCAGGGACGAGTGGTGGGATCGAACTCTCCCTGCCGAACTGCCGGAAATCCCGCCCCCATGTTCCTGTGGGGCCTGGTCCCGAACAACGCCCCAGAACCTGCCATGCTTCGATGCTCGAGCGTTCAGTGTTCCAAACCTGGACGAGGCGGCCAACGCGATGCTCTGGAGAGAGATCGATGCAACGCGCAACTCACTCTCGATGCTTGCCCAGCACCACTACGACCATCAGGCGTTGATGGGTAAAGGGCGGGCCGAGGTCATGGAACTGTTGAGAGCCCGAGGGGTCCACTGGAACCGCGCTCCGGCGTCGTTCAAGCGGGGAACTTACCTGCGTCGCTCTCCAGATCGTTCAGAAGTCGGGGTGGTGGTGGAACTAAACCTGGAGCCCCTGAGAACCTATCCTCATGAGGAACGAGTTCGGCTGCTGTTCCGGTGA